Part of the bacterium genome is shown below.
AACACACAAGCGGCGATCGCGCGCGCCACGCAGACGTTGCTGCGCGCCATGGTGGACGCCAACGGCATCACCACCGAACGCATTATCTCGGTCTTTTTCACCATGACCACCGACCTGAACGCCGATTTTCCCGCCGCCGCCGCCCGGGCCATGGGTTGGACCGATGTGCCATTGCTTGACGCGCAGGAAATGGAAGTACCCCATGCCATGCCGCGCGTGATCCGTGTGCTCATGCACGTTGACACCGAGACCGCGCGCGACCAGATCAAGCATGTCTATATCGGTCAGGCGGTCGCGCTCCGCCCCGACCTCGGATCGCAATGACACGGCTGACTCACCATCGCCACCCTCTCAGGACAAAGGA
Proteins encoded:
- the aroH gene encoding chorismate mutase — protein: MAVRGIRGAIDVPANTQAAIARATQTLLRAMVDANGITTERIISVFFTMTTDLNADFPAAAARAMGWTDVPLLDAQEMEVPHAMPRVIRVLMHVDTETARDQIKHVYIGQAVALRPDLGSQ